Within Micromonospora parathelypteridis, the genomic segment AGTCGGTGCGAAGGACCCGGCGGCCGGGCAGGTGCCGATCATCGACCACCCCGACGTACGACGGATGCTGCTGGCACAGAAGAGCTACGTGGAGGGGGCGCTGGCACTGGTGCTCTACTGCGCGCGGCTGCTCGACGAACAGCGGACCGCCCCTGCCGACGCCGACCGCGAGCGCGCGCACCTGCTGCTGGACGTGCTCACGCCGATCACCAAGAGTTGGCCGTCGCAGTGGTGCCTCGCCGCCAACGACCTGGCGATCCAGGTGCTCGGAGGTGCCGGCTACACCCGTGATCACGACGTGGAGCAGCACTACCGGGACAACCGGCTCAACCCGATCCACGAGGGCACCCACGGCATCCAGGCACTGGATCTGCTGGGGCGCAAGATGACCATGCAGGGCGGTGCGGGTCTTGCCCTGCTGACCCGAACGATCGGGGACACGATCGAGCGGGCTCGGCAGGCCGGGGGAGACGAGGCTGGTCTGGCGGACCTCCTGGCCGGCGCTGTGGACCGCGTCACCGCGGTCACCGGTCGGCTCTGGGCCGACGGTGATCCGGTGCTCGCGCTGGCCAACGCCAGTGCCTACCTGGAAGCGGTCGGGCACGTGGTGATCGCGTGGATGTGGCTGGAGCAGGTGCTGGCGCTGCCGCCGGAGGGGACCGGCGACACGTTCCACGCCGGCAAGCGGCAGGCCGCGCGCTACTTCTTCACCGTCGAGTTGCCCCGGACCGGTCCGCAGTTCGACCTGCTGCACAGCCGGGACCGGACCACCCTCGACATGCGGACCGACTGGTTCTGAGCGGGGCCGGTCTCACCGTCGGCGGGCCTGGTGGTTCATGGCCTGCCGTCCCTTGATCACGCCCAGGATGATCACGATCACCAGTGCGATCAGGCCGATGATGATCAGCCAGCGGACCGCCTCGAGGATCAGCCCCAGCAGAATCAGCACGCCAGCGACCACGCCGACGACCCAGAGCAGTGCACGCATGTCGACCTCCCGTGACCGGCCGCGCCTGGTACGGCCGGCCCGGCTACACGTTCCCCGTCCGGCCGACACCATGCGCGGGCGGCATGCCGGAGTCGATCAGGGGCCGGTACGCGCCACGTAGACGGTGTTCGCCGACTCACCGCCGGTCAGCGGATTGGCGAACGGCACGACGTGCGCCCGTACGCTCGCGAACACCTCGGTGAGCGCCGCGGTGAACTCGGTGTCCGGCGGGTCGTCCGACCAGAGCGCGAAGACCCCCTCCGGGCGTAGCAGGGCGGCCAGCCGGCGCAGCCCGGCCGGCGGGTAGAACGCCGCGTGGCTGGGGTGCAGGACGTTGCGCGGGGAATGGTCGACGTCGAGCAGCACAGCGTCGAACCGCCGCCCGGGCGCCTCGACGTCGAAGCCGACGTCACCGGCCACCGCCGCGAAGAAGTCGGCCTGCACGAACCGGGTCCGCGGATCCTCGGCGAGCCCCGCCGCGAACGGCAGCAGCCCCTGCCGGTGCCAGTCGATCACGTCCTCGATCGCCTCCACCACCAGCAGCGAACGCACCCGGGGGTCGCCCAGTGCCGCGCACGCCGTGTATCCCAGCCCCAGACCGCCGACCACCACGTCCAGCGAGTCACCGGCCACCTCGGCGAGACCGAGCCGGGCCAGCTCGATCTCCGCGACCGGGAACAGGCTGGACATCAGGAACTCGTCGTCGAGCTTGACCTCGTACACCTCGACCTGGAGCGCCGGGTCCCGCCGCCGGCGCAGGCTGATCGCGCCGATCGGGGTCTCCCGCCAGGCCAGCTCTTCAAAACGCGCGCCCACGGGTGCCCTCTCGCCGCCGGATTCGTCCCCGGATGGTACCGGTTGCCCCGTGCCGGCAACGCAGGGCTACGGGACATCGACGCAACGCATATCCTGTGCGCGGCCGATCCATCGGAAGGGACACCATGCCGTCGCGGCAGGACCAGCTGCACTCCTACCAGTTCAGCGTCCAGCGGGCGGTTGCCGCCCTGGTCATGCGGGAGACCGACCCCGCACAGTCGCCGTTTCGGCGGTTGGCCGGCGCAGGTCTGGCCAGCGTCCTGGTCGCGGCGATCGGGCTCGGTGGCTCGGCGCTCTACGGCCTGTTCGCCGGTGGCGGCAAAGGGTGGCGCGACCAGGGTGCGGTGATCGTGGAGAAGGAGTCCGGCGCCCGGTTCGTCTATCGCGAGCAGAAGCTGCACCCGGTGCTCAACTACGCCTCGGCGCTGCTCATCGTGGGCGCGGACAGGTCGAAGACCGTGCTGGTGTCCCGACGCACGATCGACGGCGTGCCGCGCGGGCTGCCGCTGGGCATCGCCGACGCGCCTGATTCGCTGCCCGCCGCCGGGCGGCTGGCCACCGCTGCCTGGACCGTCTGCTCAACGGCTTCCGCCGGAGAGGCACCCCGCTCCGCGCTGCTGATCGGCACCGAGCCCGACGGCGGCCGGCTGCTGGGCGACGAGGCGTTGCTGCTGAGTCACCCCGACGGTGGGCTGCACCTGGTCTGGCACCAACGGCGCTACCTCGTCCGCGATCCCAGCAGGGTGTTGGCGGCGCTCGCCACCACGCGGGCGCAGGCGGTGCCGGTGGCGCCCGCCCTGCTCAACTCGCTGCCCACCGGCACCGACCTCGCCCCGCTCGACCTACCCCAGCTGGGTCAGTCCGCCACCCAGGTGCCGGGAGCCACGATCGGCACGGTCTACCTGGTGAGCAACTCCGGCGGCGGCCGACAGTACGCGGTTGCTCTCGACGCCGGGCTGGCGGGCATCACCGAGCTGCAGGCGGGGTTGTTGCTGGCCCGCACCGGGCAGGGTGAGCCGGTGCCGATGACCTTGGGCCAGTTCGCCGCGCTGCCCACGGTGCCCGACCTCGCTCCGACCGGCCCGAACGCCCCGCCGCCGACCCCGCCCCGGCTCGCGGCCGGCGGCGAGGGGGCGCTCTGCACCCGGGTCGCCGACGACGGTGGGGTTGGTGAGGTGCGCTGGGGCGTACCGCTGCGGGACCTGGCGGCCGCGCCGCGGACCGCGCCGACCGGCGGCGCGGTGCTGGCCGATCATGTGGTGGTGGAGCCGGGTCGCGGCGCGGTGGTCGAGGCCGCCGCGGCGCCCGGCGCGACCGGCGGCGCGGTCTCCGTGGTCACCGACCTGGGCCGACGGTACGTGCTGGCCGACCGGGAGGTCCTCGCGATGCTCGGCTACCGCGACGTGCGCCCGTTGCGACTGCCGGCCGGCCTGGTCAGCCTGGTGCCGGCCGGCGCGACCCTGGACCCGGCTGCCGCCCGGGCCGTTGCCGCCCCGGGCTGAGGGTGACGCCGCCCGAGGGGTGTCAGTCGGCCGGGCGGCGCAGGACGCTGACCGCGAACGGCGCGTCGTCGCGCCACGGGCGCAGGTCCCAGGTGGCGAAGCGCTGCTCCACCCGCAGCCCGGCGGCCACCGCGTCGGCGTCGAACGCCGTCAGCGGGTAGCCACGCTCGGTGCCGAAGCCCACGGTCAGCACGCCGTCGGGCCGCAGGTGCGCGGCGACCCGGCGCAGCACCTCCGGTTCGGTGCCGACGGCGACGAAGGCGAGGACGTTGCCGGCCAGCACCGCCGCGTCGAACGGCTCGGCCTCACCCATCGCCGGTAGGTCCAGCTCGGCGAGGTCGGCGACCAGCCACGTCGGGCCGGGGTAGTCGGCGCGGGCCGCGGCCACCAGCGCGGGATCGGCGTCCACCCCGACCACGGTGTGCCCACGCTGGGCCAGCGCGGCACCAACGCGGCCGGTGCCGCTGCCGGCGTCGAGAATCCGGGAGCCGGGCGCGACGAGAGCGTCCACCAGTCGGGCCTCGCCGGCCAGGTCCGCGCCCTCGGCCGCGAGCTTCCGAAACCGGTCGATATACCACTGTGAGTGCTCGGGGCCGGTGTCGGTCGCCCAGCGGGTCGGGTTGGCCATGTGGCCACCGTAACCGGGCTGCCGAGGGCGCGGCCGGAGACCTGGGGGAGACGCTCATCCCTTCTCCGCGCCGCTGGTCAGCCCCTCGGTGAGCAGCCGCTCGCTGGCGAAGAAGAGGATCACGATGGGCAGGGTGAGGACGACCGACCCGGCCATCAACACCGTCTTGGGCACCTCCACCCCGTCGGCGAGCAGGGACAGCCCCAACGACACCGTCCACCGGTTGGGTTTGTCGACCAGGAACAGCAGGGCGAAGAGGAACTCGTTCCAGGCGATCATGAAGTCGTAGAGCGCGACCGCCATGATCGACGGCATGGCGAGGGGCAGGCTGACCCGCCGGATGATGCCGAGTCGACCAGCGCCGTCGATGGCGGCGGACTCTTCCAGGCTGACCGGGATGGTCTCGAAGTAGTTCCTCAGCATGTAGACCGACACCGGCAGGGTCTGCGAGATGTAGACCAGCACCAGGCCGAACAACGAACCGCGCAGTTCGGCGAGGCTGAACACCACGAACAGCGGGATCGCGATGACGATCGACGGGAACAGATAGACCGCCAGGAAGAGGAAGTCGACCTGCCGCCGCCCGAAGAACCGCAGGCGGGCCACCGCGTACGCGCCGGGGATCGCCACCACCAGGGTGAGCACGGTCGCCGCGACCGCGACCACGCCACTGTTGCGGATGAAGGTGAGGAATCCCTGCCCGCCGTCGTCGGTGGCCTTGAGGACCTCGGCGTACGTGGCCACGGTCAGCTCACCGAAGCCGACCACCAGCGAGCCGGGGTCGAGCAGTAGCCGCTCGATGGGGCGTACCGAGAGCACCAGCATGTAGTAGAAGGGGAAGACGGTGACCACCAGGAACGCGGCGATCACCAAGCGGCGCAGCCAACGCAGGCTCACCGTCTCGACGAGGTCCCGCTCCATCAACCCACCCTCCGTCCGAAGAAGCGCAGGTAGATCAGCACGAACACGATGAGCACCACGGCCAGCACGACTGCCTGGGCGGAGGCCGCGCCGATGTCGGTACGGGCGGTGAGGAACTCGTAGACCCGCACGCTCACCACCTCGGTGCCGGCGGCTCCGCCGGTGAGCAGGTAGACGTCGTCGAACTTGTTGAACGTCATGATGAAGCGCAGCACGCCCAGCAGCGCGATCACCGGCAGCAGTTGCGGCAGCAGGATGTGCCGGAAGCGTTGGGTGGGGGTGGCGCCGTCGACCCGGGCGGCCTCCTCCAGCTCCGCGGGCACCGCCTGGAGCCGGGCCAGCAGAAACAGGAACGCGAACGGGAAGTACCGCCACGCCTCGAACACGATCACCGTGGTCAGGGCGGTCGACTCCTGGGACAGGAACGGCACCGGGGCGTCCCAGCCGAGCAGCCGTTGACCCCACGCGTTGACGATGCCGAGCTGGGGGTCGAGCATCACCTGCCAGACGAACGTCACCGCGACCACCGGCGCCACGTACGGCAGCAGCATGGAGGCCCGGACCAGGGTGCGGCCCCGGAACGGCCGGCGCACCACCAGGGCGGCCACCAGACCGAGCAGGATCGACCCGACGGTGCCACCGACGCTGTAGACCAGGGTGACCCACAGTGTGTCGGCGAAGCCGGGGGTGTGCAGCACCCGGTCGATGTTGTCCATCGTGAACTCGCCGAACAGGCCGGTCTTTCGCAGCGTGGCGAGCCGGACCCGCTGGAAGGCCAGCACCACGGTCCACACGATCGGAATGCCGATGACGGCGATGGTGACGAGCAGGGTCGGTGCGACCAGTGCGAGCCCGGCGCGGGACTCACGGCGGCGCAGGGTGAGTGGCCCGCGTCGGCGGGATCGCGCCGGCCGCTCCCGGGTGGGGGAGCGGCCGGTCTCGGGTGCGGTGGTGGTCAATTGACGCCCGCCTTGATGGCCTCGACGTCCTTCTTGGCCCGGTCGGCGGCGGCTGCGGCGTCGGACTTGCCGGAGTAGACGTCGTTCAACGCCTTGGGCACCGGTAGCTCACCGAGCATGGCGCCGACCAGCTTGCCCTGTCCCTGGGTGAGCCCCCAGCGTTGGAAGGTGTCCGGGCTGCGGCGCAGGTTCGCGAGCACCTCGTCGCCGTACACCTCGGCCAGGGGCTTCTTCACGTCCACCCCGGCCTGGCTGGTGTTCCAGGCGGTGAGGAACTTCTCCGGCTCGGCGACGGTGCCCTTGCGGACCGGGAAGCGGCCCTCCGGCGACATCCCGAACCAGCGGGGGTAGCCGTCGCCGAGCATGAACTCCACGAAGGACTTCGCCGGGTCGGCCGCCGCGCCGTCCAGTACGGCCCAGGAGCTGATCTCGCCGTACTGCGCGGGTTCGGTGCCGTTCGGGCCCTTGATCGCGGTGACGAACCCGCTGTTCTTCGCCAGGAACCCCGGGTCGGCCTGGCACTGTGGGCAGGTCGGTTTGGCGTCGTTACGCAGCCCGGCCAGCTCGTCGAGGATGAACGGCGACCAGATCACCATGGCCGCCTTGCCGGCGAAGTAGGTGGCCCGGGTGGTGTCCACGTCCTGTGCGCCCTTCACCGAGCTGGTGCGGATCAGGTCGCCGTAGAAGCGGAACGCCTCGACGCACTGGGGCGAATCCAGGGTCACCTTTCCGGAGTCGTCGGTGAGCTGGCAGCCGTTGGCCAGTGCCAGGTGCTCGAAGGTCTGCTGGGTGAAAACGTCGCTGGGGGCGGTCGCCGCGGTGATCCCGGCGACGCCGCCGGTGTTCAGTCTCGCGGCGGCGGCGGTGATCCGCTCGTACGTGTCGGGGGCGGCCAGTCCGGCGGCGGCGAACAGGTCCTTGCGGTAGACCAGCAGCTGCCCCCACCCGTCGCTGGGCACGGAGAGTTGTCTGCCGTCGTCGGCGGTGAGCTCCAGCGCTCGGGGGGAGAACGTCTGCTTGCCCAGCTTGTCGACGACCTCCGCGTTCGCCGAGGCGTGCAGCAGCTCGTTGCCG encodes:
- a CDS encoding carbohydrate ABC transporter permease, giving the protein MERDLVETVSLRWLRRLVIAAFLVVTVFPFYYMLVLSVRPIERLLLDPGSLVVGFGELTVATYAEVLKATDDGGQGFLTFIRNSGVVAVAATVLTLVVAIPGAYAVARLRFFGRRQVDFLFLAVYLFPSIVIAIPLFVVFSLAELRGSLFGLVLVYISQTLPVSVYMLRNYFETIPVSLEESAAIDGAGRLGIIRRVSLPLAMPSIMAVALYDFMIAWNEFLFALLFLVDKPNRWTVSLGLSLLADGVEVPKTVLMAGSVVLTLPIVILFFASERLLTEGLTSGAEKG
- a CDS encoding spermidine synthase, which translates into the protein MGARFEELAWRETPIGAISLRRRRDPALQVEVYEVKLDDEFLMSSLFPVAEIELARLGLAEVAGDSLDVVVGGLGLGYTACAALGDPRVRSLLVVEAIEDVIDWHRQGLLPFAAGLAEDPRTRFVQADFFAAVAGDVGFDVEAPGRRFDAVLLDVDHSPRNVLHPSHAAFYPPAGLRRLAALLRPEGVFALWSDDPPDTEFTAALTEVFASVRAHVVPFANPLTGGESANTVYVARTGP
- a CDS encoding carbohydrate ABC transporter permease: MTTTAPETGRSPTRERPARSRRRGPLTLRRRESRAGLALVAPTLLVTIAVIGIPIVWTVVLAFQRVRLATLRKTGLFGEFTMDNIDRVLHTPGFADTLWVTLVYSVGGTVGSILLGLVAALVVRRPFRGRTLVRASMLLPYVAPVVAVTFVWQVMLDPQLGIVNAWGQRLLGWDAPVPFLSQESTALTTVIVFEAWRYFPFAFLFLLARLQAVPAELEEAARVDGATPTQRFRHILLPQLLPVIALLGVLRFIMTFNKFDDVYLLTGGAAGTEVVSVRVYEFLTARTDIGAASAQAVVLAVVLIVFVLIYLRFFGRRVG
- a CDS encoding class I SAM-dependent methyltransferase, with the protein product MANPTRWATDTGPEHSQWYIDRFRKLAAEGADLAGEARLVDALVAPGSRILDAGSGTGRVGAALAQRGHTVVGVDADPALVAAARADYPGPTWLVADLAELDLPAMGEAEPFDAAVLAGNVLAFVAVGTEPEVLRRVAAHLRPDGVLTVGFGTERGYPLTAFDADAVAAGLRVEQRFATWDLRPWRDDAPFAVSVLRRPAD
- a CDS encoding ABC transporter substrate-binding protein; the protein is MSAPPRRILATTLILALAASTLLACGDDEPDSNSKKITVWSLEDVADRVTATKAIIADFTAQTGIQVDLVTVNEDQFPSLIAANAAAGDLPDVVGSVSLAGIRTLAGNELLHASANAEVVDKLGKQTFSPRALELTADDGRQLSVPSDGWGQLLVYRKDLFAAAGLAAPDTYERITAAAARLNTGGVAGITAATAPSDVFTQQTFEHLALANGCQLTDDSGKVTLDSPQCVEAFRFYGDLIRTSSVKGAQDVDTTRATYFAGKAAMVIWSPFILDELAGLRNDAKPTCPQCQADPGFLAKNSGFVTAIKGPNGTEPAQYGEISSWAVLDGAAADPAKSFVEFMLGDGYPRWFGMSPEGRFPVRKGTVAEPEKFLTAWNTSQAGVDVKKPLAEVYGDEVLANLRRSPDTFQRWGLTQGQGKLVGAMLGELPVPKALNDVYSGKSDAAAAADRAKKDVEAIKAGVN
- the eccB gene encoding type VII secretion protein EccB, which produces MPSRQDQLHSYQFSVQRAVAALVMRETDPAQSPFRRLAGAGLASVLVAAIGLGGSALYGLFAGGGKGWRDQGAVIVEKESGARFVYREQKLHPVLNYASALLIVGADRSKTVLVSRRTIDGVPRGLPLGIADAPDSLPAAGRLATAAWTVCSTASAGEAPRSALLIGTEPDGGRLLGDEALLLSHPDGGLHLVWHQRRYLVRDPSRVLAALATTRAQAVPVAPALLNSLPTGTDLAPLDLPQLGQSATQVPGATIGTVYLVSNSGGGRQYAVALDAGLAGITELQAGLLLARTGQGEPVPMTLGQFAALPTVPDLAPTGPNAPPPTPPRLAAGGEGALCTRVADDGGVGEVRWGVPLRDLAAAPRTAPTGGAVLADHVVVEPGRGAVVEAAAAPGATGGAVSVVTDLGRRYVLADREVLAMLGYRDVRPLRLPAGLVSLVPAGATLDPAAARAVAAPG